A single genomic interval of Noviherbaspirillum cavernae harbors:
- a CDS encoding DUF4136 domain-containing protein produces MKRWLTVKLIVVAGVMLGGCTTPVVKSNVTSFHELPASLQDKTFVFERTQEQENSLEYRNYENLASAELVRLGFREVPTIAAAKLKASMGYKVTVRDVRVVEPVIVNTYWPGPFWPGPYWRGYYGPFYDPFWYGPPIVERRDSSFQVFNRQLKFALAQTSNGKTVFETTVVSEGANGSLAAVMPYMIRSAFADFPGPNGVPRQIELKMEK; encoded by the coding sequence ATGAAGCGTTGGCTGACTGTGAAGTTGATTGTCGTTGCGGGCGTGATGCTCGGCGGATGCACCACACCGGTGGTCAAGAGCAATGTGACTTCCTTCCACGAATTACCGGCCAGCCTGCAGGACAAGACCTTCGTCTTCGAGCGCACGCAGGAACAGGAAAACAGCCTCGAATATCGCAACTATGAAAACCTGGCGAGCGCCGAGCTGGTGCGCCTTGGATTCCGGGAAGTTCCGACTATCGCAGCGGCGAAACTCAAGGCATCGATGGGCTATAAAGTCACGGTGCGCGACGTGCGCGTGGTGGAGCCGGTCATCGTCAACACCTACTGGCCGGGACCGTTCTGGCCGGGTCCCTATTGGCGCGGCTACTACGGCCCGTTCTACGATCCGTTCTGGTACGGCCCGCCGATTGTCGAGCGCCGCGACAGCAGTTTTCAGGTGTTTAACCGGCAATTGAAGTTTGCCCTGGCGCAGACCTCGAACGGCAAGACGGTGTTTGAAACGACCGTGGTGAGCGAAGGCGCCAACGGTTCGCTGGCGGCGGTCATGCCTTACATGATACGCAGCGCGTTTGCGGACTTTCCCGGACCGAACGGCGTGCCGCGGCAAATCGAGTTGAAGATGGAAAAATGA
- a CDS encoding methylglyoxal synthase has translation MKKRIALIAHDNKKDEIVELASEFADVLRQCVLTATGTTGKRLSQEVGLTIERKLSGPLGGDLQIGAELAEGKIDAVIFLRDPLTPQPHEPDINALVRACDVHNVPCATNPATARILLSQLTPRHPSHS, from the coding sequence GTGAAAAAGCGAATTGCATTGATCGCGCATGACAACAAGAAGGACGAGATTGTCGAGCTCGCGTCCGAATTTGCCGATGTGCTGCGGCAATGCGTGCTGACCGCCACCGGCACCACCGGCAAGCGCTTGTCGCAGGAAGTGGGATTGACGATCGAACGCAAGCTGTCCGGCCCGCTCGGCGGCGATTTGCAGATCGGTGCGGAACTCGCGGAAGGCAAGATCGACGCCGTCATCTTCCTGCGCGATCCGCTGACGCCGCAGCCGCACGAACCCGATATCAACGCGCTGGTGCGCGCATGCGATGTGCACAACGTGCCGTGCGCGACCAATCCGGCGACTGCGCGGATCCTGCTGTCGCAACTGACGCCGCGTCATCCTTCCCATTCATGA
- a CDS encoding quinone oxidoreductase family protein: MAKAIRIFKIGGPEVMEYVEVEAGNPGPGEARVRQAACGLNYIDVYFRTGAYPQPLPGGLGMEGAGVVEAVGEGVTHVKAGDRVAYAGRPSGAYAEVRVMPAAPLVRLPDAIDFDTGAAMMLQGLTVQYLFRRTYRLQGGETILFHAAAGGVGLIACQWARALGVTMIGTVGSDEKAALAKAHGCTHTINYNTENFVERVKEITGGKGVPVVYDSIGKDTFTGSLDCLSPLGMMVSFGAASGPVPAFTLNELASRGSLFLTRPSIFNYIAKREDLDAMAADLFGMVESGRIRIDINQRYALQDVAQAHRDLESRKTTGSTILIP; this comes from the coding sequence ATGGCAAAAGCAATCAGGATATTCAAGATCGGCGGTCCCGAAGTGATGGAGTACGTTGAAGTCGAAGCAGGCAATCCCGGCCCCGGCGAAGCACGCGTGCGCCAGGCGGCATGCGGCTTGAATTACATCGACGTGTACTTCCGCACCGGCGCCTATCCGCAGCCGCTGCCGGGCGGTCTGGGGATGGAAGGTGCGGGCGTCGTGGAAGCGGTAGGCGAGGGTGTGACGCACGTCAAGGCGGGCGACCGCGTCGCCTATGCCGGCCGCCCGTCCGGCGCGTATGCGGAAGTGCGTGTCATGCCGGCCGCGCCGCTGGTCAGGCTGCCCGACGCCATCGATTTCGACACCGGCGCGGCGATGATGCTGCAGGGATTGACCGTGCAGTATCTGTTCCGCCGCACCTATCGCTTGCAGGGCGGCGAGACGATCTTGTTTCATGCGGCAGCCGGCGGCGTCGGCTTGATCGCCTGTCAGTGGGCGAGAGCGCTGGGCGTGACGATGATCGGCACGGTCGGCTCCGACGAGAAAGCGGCGCTCGCGAAGGCGCACGGCTGCACCCACACCATCAACTACAACACGGAAAATTTCGTCGAGCGCGTCAAGGAAATCACCGGCGGCAAAGGCGTGCCGGTGGTCTACGATTCGATCGGCAAGGACACCTTCACCGGTTCGCTCGACTGCCTGTCGCCGCTCGGCATGATGGTCAGCTTCGGCGCGGCATCGGGGCCGGTGCCGGCATTCACCCTGAACGAACTGGCGTCGCGCGGCTCGCTGTTCCTGACCCGGCCATCGATCTTCAATTACATCGCCAAGCGCGAAGACCTCGATGCGATGGCGGCCGACCTGTTCGGCATGGTCGAGAGCGGCCGGATCAGGATCGACATCAATCAGCGTTATGCGTTGCAGGATGTGGCGCAGGCGCATCGCGATCTCGAGTCGCGCAAGACGACCGGATCGACCATTCTCATTCCCTGA
- a CDS encoding YebC/PmpR family DNA-binding transcriptional regulator produces MAGHSKWANIKHKKAATDAKRGKIWTRLIKEITVAARLGGGDMASNPRLRLAVDKAADANMPKDNVNRAVQRGTGGLDGANYEEIRYEGYGINGAAIIVDCMTDNRVRTVAEVRHAFSKFGGNMGTEGSVAFLFKHCGQLFYAPGTDEDALMEAALEAGAEDVMTDDEGGIEVITPPHDFSAVKDALGKAGFKAEMAEVVMKPATETIFTGDDALKMQKLLDALENLDDVQEVYTNAVIEE; encoded by the coding sequence ATGGCTGGACATAGCAAGTGGGCCAATATCAAGCATAAAAAAGCCGCAACCGATGCCAAGCGAGGCAAAATCTGGACCCGCCTGATCAAGGAAATCACGGTGGCGGCGCGTCTGGGCGGCGGCGACATGGCCAGCAATCCGCGCCTGCGTCTGGCAGTGGACAAGGCGGCCGATGCGAACATGCCGAAAGACAACGTCAACCGTGCGGTCCAGCGCGGCACCGGCGGGCTGGATGGTGCCAACTATGAGGAAATCCGCTACGAAGGCTATGGCATCAACGGCGCGGCCATCATTGTCGATTGCATGACCGACAATCGCGTGCGTACCGTGGCGGAAGTGCGCCACGCGTTTTCCAAGTTCGGCGGCAACATGGGCACAGAAGGTTCGGTGGCCTTTCTCTTCAAGCACTGCGGGCAATTGTTTTACGCTCCCGGCACCGATGAAGACGCGCTGATGGAAGCGGCGCTCGAAGCCGGCGCGGAAGACGTCATGACCGACGACGAAGGCGGCATCGAAGTCATCACGCCGCCGCACGACTTTTCCGCAGTCAAGGATGCACTGGGAAAAGCCGGCTTCAAGGCTGAAATGGCGGAAGTCGTGATGAAGCCGGCGACCGAAACGATATTCACCGGCGACGATGCGCTGAAGATGCAAAAGTTGCTCGACGCGCTGGAAAACCTGGACGATGTGCAAGAGGTCTATACCAACGCCGTGATCGAGGAATAA
- the hemF gene encoding oxygen-dependent coproporphyrinogen oxidase: MIQSPTSPFIVKTWLLDLQARIITALEAIDGRQFINDTWERPEGMGPISGGGISRILEEGNVLERGGVGFSHVSGQSLPPSAAANRPDIAGRNWEAMGVSLVLHPRNPYAPTVHMNVRFFTATAPGQEPVWWFGGGMDLTPYYGFEEDVTHFHRTCRDALAPFGDDLHPRFKTWCDEYFYLKHRKEPRGVGGIFFDDFHALGFEQSFAMMKSVGDGFLDAYLPILQRRKDTPYGERERDFQAYRRGRYVEFNLVFDRGTLFGLQSGGRTESILMSMPPIVKWRYGWTPEPGSDEARLYSDFLIHREWV; the protein is encoded by the coding sequence GTGATCCAGTCCCCCACCTCCCCTTTCATCGTCAAGACCTGGCTGCTCGATTTGCAGGCGCGCATCATCACCGCGCTGGAAGCCATCGACGGCAGGCAATTCATCAACGACACTTGGGAGCGACCGGAAGGCATGGGGCCGATTTCCGGCGGCGGTATCTCGCGCATTCTGGAGGAAGGGAATGTGCTGGAGCGTGGCGGCGTCGGCTTTTCGCATGTCAGCGGCCAAAGTCTGCCGCCTTCTGCGGCAGCCAACCGCCCCGACATTGCCGGACGCAACTGGGAAGCGATGGGTGTGTCGCTGGTGCTGCACCCGCGCAATCCGTACGCACCCACCGTACACATGAACGTACGCTTTTTCACGGCAACCGCGCCCGGACAGGAGCCGGTCTGGTGGTTCGGCGGCGGCATGGACCTGACGCCGTATTACGGCTTCGAGGAAGACGTGACACACTTCCATCGAACCTGCCGCGACGCGCTTGCGCCCTTCGGCGACGATCTGCATCCACGCTTCAAGACATGGTGCGACGAGTATTTTTACCTGAAGCATCGCAAGGAACCGCGCGGCGTGGGCGGCATCTTCTTCGATGACTTCCACGCGCTCGGCTTCGAGCAAAGCTTCGCGATGATGAAGAGCGTCGGCGATGGCTTTCTCGATGCCTACCTGCCCATACTGCAGCGGCGCAAGGACACGCCTTACGGCGAGCGCGAGCGCGATTTCCAGGCGTATCGGCGAGGACGCTATGTGGAATTCAATCTGGTATTCGACCGCGGCACGCTGTTCGGCCTGCAATCGGGCGGACGCACCGAATCGATCCTGATGTCGATGCCGCCCATCGTCAAATGGCGCTATGGCTGGACGCCGGAACCGGGCAGCGATGAGGCCCGGCTGTATTCCGATTTCCTGATCCATCGGGAATGGGTGTGA
- a CDS encoding DUF1631 family protein: protein MADQLANHPCDKAVPPSFRMPVLRTLVSIASQQLAAQQDAFVSRLLDALSTLADHAARSSDTEIAANAFRHLSRNRATFHRLLPACLADALQQELRATEQPEKSPMERDAIDLSLVTFEAMEQKVLIDHLSHALDAANTEALDALNIRIASLLGKVEVGIAHNPFRPHVFLQAVADAWGKFDLSGTSQRVVLNQMRPEVFLQLDPILRALNDALIANGIVPNLADAYRLNKLASHARHAGEMPRRNLPIYDKLNRWLSPSELGTAAGPHGRQAVTHPGLRDYLRGMQGAQTDASVLRQIGQQAPRGMLSQADENAIELLARMFDRVLDEPHIPADIKRLLVRLQVPMLKAALADDEFFFRADHPARRLVDTVVKSGVGMEQGPVHDDPLYRMIEGLVDRVQQEYDAQLAMFDNAATDLESFLAQEAQVADAALSHAVAQALQQERIARARELAAHHVSLRIESGEVPGFVEAFLQSQWTRVLGLAHTVEDTRPDALPGALKAMDELIWSVKPKNGGDERKELLGRLPSLLSTLNAWLNVVKWDGAERVAFFSSLAERHASIARTAGELSPRAQLEITMNAVQRASERRLNLRATEQADQPADVSMHLVDGLEPDAWVEFVRNSGAKARYRLAWISPRRTRFIFAGRRGQEPFTLTFEELAQSFREDGATAISIDAALDRAMNAVLEEMDA, encoded by the coding sequence ATGGCCGACCAGCTTGCCAATCATCCATGCGATAAAGCCGTGCCGCCGTCCTTCCGGATGCCGGTATTGAGGACGCTCGTATCGATTGCATCGCAACAGCTTGCGGCGCAACAGGATGCATTCGTGTCACGTCTGCTGGATGCCTTGTCCACACTCGCGGACCATGCCGCTCGCTCGAGCGACACGGAGATCGCCGCGAATGCGTTTCGTCACCTGAGCAGGAACAGGGCGACCTTTCACCGCTTGTTGCCTGCGTGTCTCGCCGACGCCTTGCAGCAGGAGCTCCGTGCGACGGAACAGCCGGAAAAATCCCCGATGGAACGCGACGCCATCGATCTGTCGCTCGTGACCTTCGAGGCGATGGAACAGAAGGTGTTGATCGACCACCTCAGTCATGCGCTTGACGCTGCCAATACCGAAGCACTGGATGCCTTGAATATCCGCATCGCCAGCCTGCTGGGAAAGGTCGAAGTTGGCATCGCGCACAATCCGTTTCGCCCGCACGTCTTCCTGCAGGCCGTCGCCGATGCATGGGGCAAGTTCGATCTGAGCGGCACATCGCAGCGAGTGGTACTGAATCAGATGCGGCCGGAAGTGTTTCTGCAGCTCGATCCGATTCTGCGGGCCTTGAATGACGCCCTGATCGCCAACGGTATCGTGCCGAATCTGGCCGACGCATATCGCCTGAATAAACTGGCCAGCCATGCGCGGCACGCCGGCGAGATGCCGCGCCGCAATCTGCCGATCTACGACAAGCTGAATCGCTGGCTGTCGCCTTCGGAGCTGGGCACGGCCGCGGGTCCGCATGGCCGGCAAGCAGTCACCCATCCCGGCTTGCGCGACTATCTGCGCGGCATGCAAGGCGCGCAAACGGATGCATCTGTGCTGCGCCAGATTGGACAGCAGGCGCCGCGCGGCATGCTGTCGCAGGCCGATGAAAATGCCATCGAACTGCTGGCGCGCATGTTCGACCGCGTTCTCGATGAGCCGCACATCCCCGCCGATATCAAGCGGCTGCTGGTTCGCTTGCAAGTGCCGATGCTGAAGGCGGCACTCGCCGACGACGAATTCTTCTTCCGGGCCGACCATCCGGCGCGCCGCCTGGTCGACACGGTCGTCAAGTCCGGCGTGGGCATGGAACAAGGACCCGTGCATGACGATCCGCTGTACCGCATGATTGAAGGCCTCGTCGATCGCGTGCAGCAGGAATACGATGCGCAGCTCGCCATGTTCGACAATGCCGCCACCGATCTGGAATCCTTCCTTGCGCAGGAAGCGCAGGTCGCCGATGCGGCGCTGTCGCACGCCGTGGCGCAGGCCTTGCAGCAGGAGCGCATCGCGCGCGCAAGGGAGCTGGCGGCGCATCATGTGTCGCTGCGGATCGAGTCCGGCGAGGTGCCGGGGTTTGTCGAAGCGTTCCTGCAGTCGCAATGGACGCGCGTGCTGGGCCTGGCGCATACGGTGGAAGACACCCGGCCCGATGCCTTGCCCGGTGCGCTCAAGGCGATGGACGAACTGATCTGGAGCGTCAAGCCGAAGAACGGCGGCGACGAGCGCAAGGAACTTCTCGGCAGGCTGCCGTCACTGTTGTCCACACTCAATGCGTGGCTCAACGTGGTCAAGTGGGACGGTGCGGAGCGGGTCGCATTCTTCTCGTCGCTGGCCGAACGCCATGCGTCGATCGCGCGCACCGCCGGTGAACTGTCGCCGCGCGCGCAGCTCGAAATCACGATGAACGCGGTGCAAAGAGCAAGCGAACGCCGCCTCAACCTGCGCGCGACGGAGCAGGCGGATCAACCCGCCGACGTGTCCATGCATCTGGTCGACGGCCTCGAACCTGACGCGTGGGTCGAGTTTGTCCGCAACAGCGGTGCGAAAGCAAGATACAGGCTGGCATGGATCAGTCCGCGCCGTACCCGCTTCATCTTTGCCGGCAGGCGCGGGCAGGAACCGTTTACGCTGACCTTCGAAGAGCTGGCGCAATCGTTCCGCGAAGATGGGGCGACGGCGATTTCGATTGACGCGGCGCTGGATCGCGCGATGAATGCGGTGCTGGAGGAAATGGATGCCTGA
- the purD gene encoding phosphoribosylamine--glycine ligase, which yields MKILVVGSGGREHALAWKLAQSERIQKVYVAPGNGGTALDLRLENVPITDPAWLAQFAIKENIALTVVGPEAPLAAGIVNIFRDQGLKVFGPTREAAQLESSKDFAKAFMKRHRIPTADYQTFSDVAAAHRYINQKGAPIVIKADGLAAGKGVVVAMTVDEAHAAVDMMLSDNKLGDAGARVVIEEFLAGEEASFIVMVDGKHVLPLATSQDHKRLKDNDEGPNTGGMGAYSPAPIVTPALHARVMREIINPTVLGMSKDGIPFTGFLYAGLMIDAKGNPKTLEFNCRMGDPETQPIMARLKTDLVGVMEHAVNGTLDAVELEWDRRTALGVVLAAGGYPDAPTKGDVISGIPDETADCVTFHAGTTLTDDGKLLTSGGRVLCVVGLGDSVRMAQKHAYDAVDKIRFNGMQFRRDIGWRALKRPA from the coding sequence ATGAAAATACTTGTAGTCGGCTCAGGCGGCCGCGAACACGCCCTGGCTTGGAAGCTGGCTCAATCCGAGCGTATCCAAAAGGTCTACGTAGCCCCCGGCAACGGCGGCACCGCGCTCGATCTCCGTTTGGAAAATGTGCCGATCACCGATCCGGCATGGCTGGCGCAATTCGCCATCAAGGAAAACATCGCGTTGACCGTGGTCGGGCCGGAAGCACCGCTGGCCGCCGGTATCGTCAATATCTTCCGCGACCAGGGACTGAAGGTTTTCGGCCCGACCAGGGAAGCGGCGCAGCTCGAAAGTTCGAAGGATTTCGCCAAGGCGTTCATGAAGCGCCACCGCATTCCCACCGCCGATTACCAGACCTTCTCCGATGTCGCCGCCGCGCATCGCTACATCAACCAGAAAGGCGCGCCGATCGTGATCAAGGCCGACGGCCTCGCGGCGGGCAAGGGTGTAGTGGTGGCGATGACGGTCGACGAGGCGCATGCCGCAGTTGACATGATGTTGTCTGACAACAAACTGGGTGACGCCGGGGCACGCGTCGTGATCGAGGAATTCCTAGCCGGCGAGGAAGCGAGCTTCATCGTCATGGTCGATGGCAAGCACGTGCTGCCACTGGCCACCAGCCAGGATCACAAGCGCCTGAAGGACAACGACGAAGGCCCGAACACCGGCGGCATGGGTGCCTATTCGCCGGCGCCGATCGTGACGCCGGCGCTGCATGCGCGCGTGATGCGCGAAATCATCAACCCGACCGTGCTCGGCATGTCGAAGGACGGCATCCCCTTCACCGGCTTCCTGTACGCCGGCCTGATGATCGATGCCAAGGGCAATCCGAAGACGCTGGAATTCAACTGCCGCATGGGCGACCCGGAAACGCAGCCCATCATGGCGCGCCTGAAAACCGATCTGGTCGGCGTCATGGAACATGCAGTCAATGGCACGCTCGATGCCGTGGAGCTCGAATGGGATCGCCGTACCGCGCTGGGCGTGGTGCTGGCTGCCGGCGGCTATCCGGACGCGCCGACGAAGGGCGACGTGATCAGCGGCATTCCCGATGAGACTGCGGATTGCGTGACCTTCCATGCCGGCACCACGCTCACCGACGACGGCAAGCTGCTGACTTCCGGCGGCCGGGTGCTGTGCGTGGTGGGACTGGGCGACAGCGTACGCATGGCGCAGAAGCACGCCTATGACGCCGTCGACAAGATCCGCTTCAACGGCATGCAGTTCCGCCGCGATATCGGCTGGCGGGCGCTGAAGCGTCCTGCCTGA
- a CDS encoding helicase HerA-like C-terminal domain-containing protein → MPNPLLIAKNEAPNQAPELVLLPNLANRHGCITGATGTGKTVTLQTMAQALSDIGVPVFMADVKGDLSGMAKAGTFIGKVKERFTQLKLDEPKWEACPVTFWDVFGEKGHPVRATISDLGPLLLSRMLNLNDTQQGVLQLVFKIADDNGLLLLDIKDLRAMLQHVGENASEFQTEYGNISAASVGAIQRGLIAIDEQGGDRFFGEPMLNIEDFMQTDARGKGIVNILAADRLLNSPRLYAIFLLWMLSELFEDLPEVGDLDKPKLVFFFDEAHLLFNEAPKPLLQKIEQVVRLIRSKGVGVYFVTQNPLDIPDTVLGQLGNRVQHALRAYTPRDQKAVQAAAETFRPNPQLDTAQVITELGVGEALISFLDAKGSPTMVERGFVVPPASQIGPISDAERSEIIANSVVAGVYEKVIDRASAYEHFRGRVIAKQETSPNAPQSSRNGDAGTAAEPSSSGISIGDMLSNAMGGLFGSGSNARRKDTVVEAAVKSAARSMGSQVGREIIRGVLGSIMKR, encoded by the coding sequence ATGCCGAATCCACTCCTGATCGCGAAGAATGAAGCCCCGAATCAAGCCCCTGAGCTGGTCCTGTTGCCGAACCTCGCCAACCGTCACGGATGCATCACCGGCGCGACCGGAACCGGCAAGACCGTGACCTTGCAGACCATGGCGCAGGCGCTGTCGGACATCGGCGTGCCGGTGTTCATGGCCGACGTCAAGGGCGACCTTTCCGGCATGGCGAAGGCCGGGACCTTTATCGGCAAGGTGAAGGAACGCTTCACCCAATTGAAGCTCGACGAGCCGAAATGGGAAGCCTGTCCCGTCACATTCTGGGACGTATTCGGCGAGAAGGGCCATCCGGTGCGGGCGACCATTTCCGATCTCGGCCCCTTGTTGCTGTCGCGCATGCTGAATCTGAATGACACACAGCAGGGTGTGCTGCAACTGGTATTCAAGATCGCCGACGACAATGGACTGCTCTTGCTCGACATCAAGGACCTGCGCGCGATGCTGCAGCATGTCGGCGAGAACGCATCCGAATTCCAGACCGAATACGGCAACATTTCTGCCGCCAGCGTCGGTGCGATCCAGCGCGGCCTGATCGCGATCGATGAGCAGGGCGGTGACCGCTTCTTCGGCGAACCGATGCTCAACATCGAGGATTTCATGCAAACCGATGCCAGGGGCAAGGGTATCGTCAATATCCTCGCGGCGGACAGACTGCTGAATTCGCCGCGCCTGTACGCGATTTTCCTGCTGTGGATGCTGTCGGAACTGTTTGAGGATCTGCCGGAAGTCGGCGATCTCGACAAGCCGAAGCTGGTGTTCTTCTTCGACGAAGCGCACCTCTTGTTCAACGAAGCGCCCAAGCCCTTGCTGCAGAAAATCGAGCAGGTCGTGCGCCTGATTCGCTCCAAGGGTGTCGGCGTGTATTTCGTCACGCAGAATCCGCTCGACATCCCCGATACCGTGCTCGGCCAATTGGGCAACCGGGTGCAGCATGCCTTGCGGGCCTACACGCCGCGCGACCAGAAGGCGGTGCAGGCGGCGGCGGAGACTTTCCGTCCCAATCCGCAACTCGACACCGCGCAAGTGATCACCGAGCTGGGTGTGGGCGAAGCGCTGATTTCTTTCCTCGACGCAAAAGGCAGCCCCACCATGGTCGAGCGCGGTTTCGTGGTGCCGCCGGCATCGCAAATCGGTCCGATCAGCGACGCCGAACGCAGCGAAATCATCGCCAATTCCGTGGTGGCCGGCGTGTATGAAAAGGTGATCGACCGCGCATCGGCTTACGAACATTTCAGGGGGCGCGTGATTGCTAAACAGGAAACGTCGCCCAATGCGCCGCAGTCGTCCCGCAATGGCGATGCCGGCACGGCAGCCGAACCGTCTTCATCCGGTATTTCCATCGGCGACATGCTCAGTAATGCGATGGGCGGGCTGTTCGGCAGCGGTAGTAATGCACGTCGCAAGGACACGGTGGTAGAGGCCGCAGTCAAGTCGGCAGCGCGCAGCATGGGCTCGCAAGTGGGACGGGAAATCATTCGCGGCGTGCTGGGATCGATCATGAAACGGTAG
- a CDS encoding bleomycin resistance protein produces MSARFKAAIPKLASADIGRSLAFFEQLGFASIAAYPDYGIVERDGVAIHFWLCNDPRIAEATGCRIHVEGIDALFDAYAALNIIHPNDPLSDKPWGMREFSILDPDGNLVTFAEETA; encoded by the coding sequence ATGAGCGCCCGGTTCAAGGCAGCCATCCCCAAGCTGGCTTCGGCAGACATCGGGCGCAGCCTTGCTTTTTTCGAGCAGCTCGGCTTTGCGAGCATCGCCGCATATCCGGACTACGGCATCGTTGAACGCGACGGCGTTGCCATCCATTTCTGGCTGTGCAACGACCCGCGCATCGCCGAGGCAACCGGTTGCAGGATCCATGTCGAAGGCATCGATGCACTCTTTGACGCGTATGCGGCGCTGAACATCATTCATCCGAACGACCCCTTGTCCGACAAACCGTGGGGCATGCGTGAATTCTCCATCCTCGATCCGGATGGCAATCTCGTGACCTTTGCCGAAGAAACCGCCTGA
- a CDS encoding DMT family transporter yields MPSATLESSNRQSLLAGLAIAIIGAILFSAKAIVAKLLYRYHIDAVTLIAFRMIFSLPFFAALAIWKGSTGEPLTNGERGRIVVLGLLGYYLSSFLDFLGLQYITAGLERLILFLTPSFVLLISVVFLKKKITIVEWLALGTAYLGTVLVFLHDARAGGSNVILGGAFVLGSAIAYAIYLLMSGEMVRKVGSLRLVAYAMCVSSVACIVQFFLLRPPAMLIQPMPVYGLSIVNAVLCTVLPVILTMVAVERIGAATTSQAGMIGPVSTLFLGAMILDEPITAIQLAGTGLVLVGIYLLSRKKS; encoded by the coding sequence ATGCCTTCCGCCACGCTTGAATCTTCCAATCGGCAAAGCCTGCTTGCCGGTCTCGCCATCGCCATCATCGGCGCCATTCTTTTTTCGGCCAAGGCGATCGTCGCCAAGCTTCTGTACCGCTATCACATCGATGCAGTGACGCTGATTGCATTCCGCATGATTTTTTCGCTGCCGTTTTTCGCGGCACTGGCGATCTGGAAGGGCAGCACCGGCGAACCTCTCACCAATGGCGAGCGCGGCAGGATCGTGGTGCTGGGCTTGCTTGGGTACTACCTGTCGAGCTTTCTCGATTTTCTCGGACTGCAATACATCACCGCGGGACTGGAGCGCCTGATCCTGTTTCTGACGCCATCCTTCGTGCTGCTGATTTCGGTCGTGTTCCTGAAGAAAAAAATCACGATAGTCGAATGGCTGGCGCTTGGCACTGCGTATCTCGGCACCGTGTTGGTGTTTTTGCACGATGCCAGGGCCGGCGGGTCGAACGTCATACTGGGCGGCGCATTCGTGCTGGGCAGCGCCATCGCCTATGCGATCTATCTGCTGATGTCCGGTGAAATGGTGCGCAAGGTCGGGTCGCTGCGTCTCGTCGCCTATGCCATGTGCGTGTCGAGCGTGGCATGCATTGTGCAGTTCTTCCTGCTGCGGCCGCCGGCAATGCTGATCCAGCCGATGCCGGTCTATGGCTTGTCGATCGTGAACGCCGTGCTGTGCACGGTGTTGCCGGTGATTCTGACCATGGTCGCGGTGGAGCGGATCGGTGCCGCCACGACATCGCAGGCCGGCATGATCGGGCCGGTATCGACACTGTTCCTGGGCGCGATGATTCTGGATGAGCCGATCACCGCCATTCAGCTTGCCGGCACAGGTCTGGTGTTGGTCGGCATATATTTGTTATCACGAAAGAAATCGTAG
- a CDS encoding SDR family oxidoreductase: MDLGIRGKHALVCGASKGLGRGCADALAAEGVNITLVARTADALEAAAEEIRRATGVTVNAVACDITTAEGRAMALAACPQPDILINNAGGPPPGNFRNWTRDDWIAALDANMLTPIELIKATVDGMMARRFGRIVNITSSAVKAPIDILGLSNGARSGLTGFVAGVARTTVAHNVTINNLLPGQFETDRLKKTLGASATAAGKSLDEVAAARRLQIPAQRFGNAAEFGAACAFLCSVHAGYMTGQNVLLDGGNYPGTF, encoded by the coding sequence ATGGATCTCGGAATACGCGGCAAACATGCGCTCGTCTGCGGCGCGAGCAAGGGACTGGGGCGCGGCTGCGCCGATGCGCTGGCGGCGGAAGGCGTCAACATCACGCTGGTCGCACGCACGGCCGATGCGCTGGAAGCGGCAGCGGAGGAAATCCGCCGCGCGACCGGCGTGACGGTCAATGCGGTGGCGTGCGACATCACGACCGCCGAAGGCCGCGCCATGGCGCTGGCCGCGTGCCCGCAGCCGGACATTCTGATCAACAACGCGGGCGGGCCGCCGCCGGGTAATTTCCGCAACTGGACGCGCGACGACTGGATCGCCGCGCTGGACGCGAACATGCTGACGCCGATCGAGCTGATCAAGGCCACGGTCGATGGCATGATGGCGCGCCGCTTCGGCCGCATCGTCAATATCACCTCCAGTGCGGTGAAAGCGCCGATCGATATCCTCGGTCTGTCGAATGGTGCGCGCTCCGGACTGACGGGTTTTGTCGCGGGTGTTGCGCGCACGACGGTGGCGCACAACGTCACCATCAACAACCTGCTGCCGGGGCAGTTCGAGACCGATCGCCTGAAGAAGACGCTCGGCGCGTCCGCCACTGCCGCAGGCAAGAGCCTGGACGAGGTGGCTGCGGCACGGCGCTTGCAGATTCCCGCGCAGCGTTTCGGCAATGCGGCGGAGTTCGGGGCGGCGTGCGCATTCCTGTGCAGCGTGCACGCCGGTTACATGACGGGGCAGAACGTGCTGCTCGATGGCGGCAATTATCCGGGCACATTCTGA